The genomic region ACGATACTTCCGCTTCCATATCGGCAATCTGGCCCCGCACGTCCCGAACGTCTCGGGTCACCCGCTGGCACAGTTCAAAAAACCGTTCCCCGGCAGGTGTCAGCGACAGCGGCAGCGTCTGGCGGTTAATCAGAGTGGCGCCCATGGCTTCTTCAAGCAGCTTGATGCGACGGCTGAATGTGGGCTGGCTTACATGCTGAAGTTCGGCCGCACGGGAAAAATGGCGCGTGCGAGCCAGCGCCATGAAGTCTTCCAACCAGCGTATTTCCATGGGCTCCCCAGCCAATTAATAAAGAGTACAGTTAAAGAGTGACGGCTATTTCCAGACTATTCACGCCCGCATCATAGCCTATAGCCGCTATCCTCTTACAACCGCCCCTCTTCCACCGCATGGCAGGCAACCTGCGCACCACCATCCGTGGTGATCAGCAGGGGTATTTCCTGACGACAGCGCTCATTGGCATAAGGACAGCGGCCATGGAATACGCACCCGGATGGCAGATTAACCGGCGTTGGTACCTCTCCCTGCAGCCGAATAAAGTTGGGCCTGTCGTCTTCCAGCTTGGGGATCGCCGAGAGCAACGCCTGGGTGTAAGGATGCCGTGGCTCGGCAAACAGTGTTTTGGTATCCGCCAGCTCACACACTCGCCCGAGATACATCACCGCCACCCGGGTGCCGAAGTGCTCTACCACCGCAAGATCATGGGTGATGAACAGGTACGTCAGGTTACGGGTTTCTTGGGCCTCCATCAGCAGGTTCAGTACTTGGGCCTGAATGGATACGTCCAGCGCCGAGATGGGTTCGTCCGCCACGATGAACTCAGGGTCTACCGCCAGGGCACGCGCAATCGCAATGCGCTGGCGCTGGCCGCCGGAGAATTCGTGGCCAAACCGGCTGCCCCAGTCCGGATCTATGCCCACGGACGCCATAACCTCCTGAACCTTGCCCCGCACTTCGCTGCGGGCCAAGTCTGGGCGGTGAAAATGAATCGGTTCTTCCAAGGTCTGCTGAATCGTCATACGCGGATTCAGAGAAGCGTAGGGGTTCTGGAAGATCATCTGCATTTTACGTCGATACGGCAGCACATCCCGACCTTTAAGATTATCGATACGCTGACCGCCGTAGTGCACCTCCCCTGCGCTGGGGGACAACAAACCCATAATTGTGCGCGCAATCGTAGACTTGCCGCAGCCAGATTCGCCCACCACACACAGTGCCTCGCCTCTATGCACCTGCAGATCAACACCGTTGATGGCATGAACCGCCTCCTGCCTGCGCTGAAACCGACCGCCCTTGAAAGTGATCTGCTCCAGCAGGCTGCCAGATAGATCAAACCGTTTTTCCAGCCCGCGAATTTCTACCAAAGGGGAGGTCATGATCCGGCCTCCTGCATGCGTTTCTCCTGCTCAATCAGGTTGCTGACTTCATAGCACGCCACATCCACATTGCCGGAGCGCACATACTCAGGCATAGATTGCCGGCACTGATCGGTGGCGAAATCACAGCGCGGGTGGAACGGGCAACCTGTAGGTACATTATTCAAGGACGGCATGGAGCCAGGAATCTGGAACAGCCGCGCACCAGGCTCGCCCATCTGCGGCAATGCATTGATCAATCCCTGGGTATACGGGTGCTGGGCATCGTTGATGATCTCCCGCGTTGACCCCTGCTCGATAATGCGGCCGGAATACATTACCAGCATGCGCTGAGTTACCTGGGAGACAACACCCAAGTCGTGGGTGATCAGCATCAGCGCGACGTTTTCCTGCTCACACAAATCCAGTAGCAACGCCATGATTTCGGCCTGTATGGTGACATCCAGCGCCGTGGTGGGCTCATCGGCAACAATAATTTCCGGGTCCAGCAACAGGGCAATGGCAATAATCACCCGCTGTCGCATGCCGCCTGACAACTCGTGGGGATACTGATCAAGCCGTTTTTCCGGCGAGGGAATCTGCACCTTGCGCAGCTTGCTCAGCGCGATATCCTTTGCCGCTTTCGTGCTGATCCGGCGATGCGCCTTAAGGGCCTCAACCATCTGGGTGCCAATCTTCAGCACCGGGTTAAGCGTCATCATCGGATCCTGAAATATCATGGCAATGCGGTTACCGCGAATCTTGCGCAGCTCTCGCTCACCCATGGCAGCCAAGTTCCGGCCTTCGAACAGAACCTGCCCCCCGGCGATATAACCCGGGTTGGCAATTAGGTTGAGAATCGAGAAGGCCGCTACGGATTTACCGGCACCGGACTCCCCCACCAAGCCTAACCGCTCGCCTTTATCGAGGCTGAAGCTGATACCGCGCAGGGCTGTAAGATCGCCGCCGCGCACGGCAAAGCGAACATCCAGATCTTTTACTTCCAGCAGTGGTGTGTCGCTTTTCATGGTTTTTTAGCCCTTGTACAGCCGTGGGTTCATGACATCTCGCAGCCAGTCACCCAATAGGTTGATGACCAGCACGAGCACGACCAGCACCAGGCCGGGAAGCAGGGTAATCCACCAAGAGCCGCTCTGGATGTAGTCAAAGCCGGATTTGATCAGCGAGCCCAGAGAAGGTTGGGTTTCCGGCATACCAAGCCCGAGGAACGACAGAGCCGCTTCGGAAATAATCGCGTTGGCGATCTGGACGGTGGCTATAACAAAAATCGGAGATAGCGTGTTGGGTAGAATATGGCGGAACATGATGCGGTTGGTACGAAAGCCCATCACCTTGGCCGCATCAACGTACTCTTTCTTTTTCTCCGCCAGCACAGACGCGCGCACTGTGCGGGCGATTTGCGGCCATTCGGCGATACCTATGATAAAAATCAGCATGTAAATGGCGATCTCACCAAACATCAGGTTGCCGAAACTGGCCTTGAATACCGCGCCTACAATGATGGCGACCATCAGGGTGGAGAACGAAAGCTGAACATCGGCAATACGCATCAAGAGGGAATCTACCCGACCACCCAAATAGCCCGCCAACAGCCCTAACACAATACCAAGTGTAGCCTGCAGTACCACGGCGCCAAAGCCGATCAGCAGAGACACCCGGGTACCATAAAGAATGGTGGAGAGCATATCCCGGCCTTGGGAATCTGTACCCAGAGGGAACGCTGGGTCTGCGCCCTCCATGCCCAGCGGCGGCATTTCCGAGTTCATGATGTTGATTAGCGCCAGATCGTATGGGTCCGTTGGGGCTAGCAAAGGCGCAAAAATGGCTGCCAGCACCATCAGAAGCAGCACGAGAAAGCTGACAATAGCCACCTTGTCGCGCTTGAAGCTGTACCAAAGAAAGGAGTCGCGAAAGCGATCCCAGCGTGAAAGAGTCGCTGTTGTCATGCTTTCTTACCTGTCAGTTTAACCGTGGGGTTCACCAGCCCGTAAACCAGATCCACCAGCGTGTTGGTAATCACAAAAATCAGACCCACCACCATCAGATAGGCGACAATCAGAGGAATATCACTGCGGGTAATGGCTTCCAGAAACATCAGCCCAACGCCCGGCCACTGGAACACGGTTTCCGTAAGAATCGTATAGGCCACCATTACGCCAATCTGCACGCCGCCTACGGTGATAACCGGCAGCATGGTGTTCTTAAGGGCATGAAGAAAGTTAATCCGCACCGCGCTCAGGCCCTTGGCCCGGGCGTAGCGAATGTAGTCGCTTTGCAGCACTTCCATCATCTCCGCACGAATCAAGCGGATGAACAGCGGCAGCATGATGGACGCCAGCGATACACAGGGCAGCACCAGGTGCAACAGACCGTTCTTCGAGAAAAAGCCGGAATCCCAAGTGCCGAAAAGATGGGTTAATTCATCGCCGCGGCCATAGGACGGCAGGCCTCCTTCGGTGCTTAGAGCGCCGTTTAGCCATTGCCCCCAACCGGTATCCACGGGAAACCACGCAACCGTCACGCCTATGGAATATATCTGGATAAGAACAATGGCCGTAAGAAATACCGGGATGGATATGCCGACGGTACTCACGCCCATAAAAAGCTTGGCCATCAACGCCTGTGGCCGAATCGCCGCATAGACACCAATGGGCACCGACAACAGCATGATAATTAGGCTGGACCCGATCACCAGCTCCAGAGTCGCCGGCAGGTGCTCAGAAATCACCTCAAGGGTAGGCTTGCCGTAAAAATAGGAGGTGCCCAGATCGCCCTGAACCGCATTGCCGGCAAAGCGAAAATATTGAACAACCACGGAATCATTCAACCCCAGCTCATCGCGCAGGGCTTCCCGGCCTCCAGCGAGACAGACATACCCACCATTTGCTGAAGTGGATCTCCCAGACCGTCCTGAATGGCAAACGCGATCACACTGATCACGAACATAACCAGCACTGCCTGGGATATCCGTTGAACCAAAAACGCTAACATGAAGGATTTACCGCTAATGAGTATTTTAAAGCCTCTCTCCCCTTGCGGGAGAGAGGTTTGGAGAGAGGGGGCATGCTCCTCTTACTCTACGACTAGGTCGCCCATGAAGGGGAAGTTCATCACGTTCAGAATCGGTTCAATCTTCACGTTCTTCTTGCTTGCCCAAGCCAGATCCTGCCAATGCAATGGAACGAAAGCGGCGTCGTCGTACAGACGCTGCTCCACTTCCTGCAGCATGGCGGTGCGCTTTTCCACATCGGTTTCAACGTTGGCTTTCTCAACCAGCGCATCGATTTCCGGGTTGCAGTAGTTGCCGGCGTTGTACTGGCCAGCGCCACTGCCCGCTTCGGTGCAGAAGGTTAGAAACTCATAAAAGTTGGCGGAATCCTCGGTGTCTGCATGCCAACCAATCAGCATTATATCTCCCGAACGGTTATCAAACTCGGGCCAATACTGGGCTTTTGGAAGGGTTTTGAGATCCACTTTTATGTTGATGCGGGCCAGCATCGCAGCCGCAGCCTGAGCAATTTTGTCATCGTTCACGTAGCGGTTGTTCGGCGCCATCATGGTGACGGTAAAACCATCCTCGTAACCGGCTTCTTTCATCAGTTGTTGAGCTTTTTTCACGTCATAACGCAATTTCAGGGATTCGTTGTGGCCCTGATAGCCAGCCGGTGACAACTGGGATGCGGGCGTGGCGAAGCCTTTCATGATCTTGGCGGCAATGCCTTCCTGATTGATAGCATAGGCTACGGCCTGGCGTACTTTTGGATTTTTGAAGGCCTCGACTCGCTCCTGATTCAGGTGAAACAGAATAATACGGGTGCCACTCATGGTGACCAGATCCGTGTTTTCGTCGCGTTTGATGCGCTCAAGATCCGTAGGCGGCACCGGCGCGATAAAGTCCACGCCGCCGGACAGCAACGCAGACACGCGGGTGTTGTTTTCTTTGATAGGGGTCAGCACGATTTTCTTTACGTTACCCGGGGAGTCTTCATCCCAGTAATCCGCAAAGCGTTCAAACTCCATTCGCACGCCCTGCTGGCGTGACGTGACCATGTAGGGGCCAGTGCCGGACAGGTTGCCAGAAGCAAACGAGCTGCCATGCTTCGAAATGGCGTCTTTCTTCTTGCCATCTTCGGTCTCGCCAGAATAAAACTCGCTGTCGAGCGGGAAAATGTAGGTCGCAGTATTAAGCAGCAGCGGGAATGGCTCGCTGGTCACCAGTTCAAAGGTGTAATCATCAATGACATTAATGCCACTGAACGGCTTGAATATGGCCTTGAAGTCTTGGCTTTCTTTCAGGCGGTCGTAAGTGAATTTCACATCTTTAGTCGTGAGCTCGTTGCCGGAATGGAACTTCACCCCTTCACGGAGTTTGAAACGCATGGTTTTGTCATCAACACGCTCCCAACTTTCTGCCAGGCGAGCCTCAAAACCAAGATCTTTTGTCCAACGCACCAGCGGATCAAAAGACATGTGTGACAACTGCAGAGTGCCACCGGAAAGCTGTTCATGAATGTCGAGGGTAACCGGATCGGCGTCGTACGCCATCTTAAGTTCTTTCGTCGCCTCGGCAGACAGAGCCATAGGAGCCGCGGCTAGCGCCACGGACCCGACTATAGCTGCAAGTAGTTTTTTCATTGCGTTTTCCGTTGTTGTTTTAGGGAGTTTTACGGCATTTTTTATGGCACACCGAGGCTCATGCGCCCCAGTCGTCTACAGTAGAACCTAGTCCCGGAAACTACTTACAGCAATCGAAATTACAACTTGCGGCTATTCGTGAACTGAATAACGGCTTTTGCAGGAAGCTGCCGCCAGCCATTAAAGTCGGAAAACCAGAGGTAATATAAGTGCGGTAAACACGCCAGTTAGCCCCATCCCCAACGATGCGAAAGCACCTGCAGTATGACTAATCTCAAACGCTCTGGCCGTTCCGATAGCGTGGCCATTAAGACCAAGAGCAAAACCGAGAATACGCTCGTCCTTAACCGAGGCCCATTTCGCCAGCAAGTCCACAAACAGAGTCGCAACCACGCCGGTTATCAGTAGAGCACCCATCAACAGGGGCACCGACCCGCCTAGCTGTTTCGTGACACCAATAGCAATTGGAGCAGTCACAGACTTAGGCGCCAGCGACGCAAGCACCTCTGGCGTCGCACCCATTGCCCACGCAATCACCACCGCATAAACCGCCGCCAATGTGGCGGCCAACGGCAGTGTGACAACAATCGGAAGCCACATAGCGCGTATATGATGAATCTGCTGATACAGCGGAATGCCGAGCGCCACCGTTGCGGGCCCAAGCAATACAGTTATCCAGAGCGCGCCCTTCTGATAGCTAACATAGTCGATCGATAGAATGGCAATCGCCGCTGCCAACATTACGGCGGATAGCACCACAGGTGGCATCCATAAAGGTCGGCCAATGCGTGCAAACAGCCAGCTACCGGCAAAAAAGGCGCTCAACGTAAGGCCAATTGCAAGCATCGGGCTGGCAGACAGGACCTCGGGAAGAGAGAGGAAACGCTCGGCAAGCTCAGTCATTAGCACGTTCCCGCGCAGACAGGCGAACCATGCTTTTCATGAGTAACACGGTGGTCAGAACACTCAAAAAGGTGCCCAACAACAATGCCGCCGACACGGCCAGCCATTGACCAGAGAATTGTGAGGCCATAAAAAACACCCCCACGACGCCTGGCATGATCAATAACACCAGCACCGAAATCAGCGCTTGGCTGGCCGACGCCAATTCATCGCTCACACTGCCCCGCAGCATCAACGTAAAGGTCATCAAAATCATACCCAGCACACCGCCGCTGACCGGTATCAAAAACACCGACCGCAACGCCTCACCAAAAAGGAAAAACAAAACCAGTATCAAAAAACCGCGCAACATCGACATGTCGTTTTGCTCATCACCCAATGAATTGCATTACACTAACGCAAATCAACATATTGATACCAATGCAGGACAGCCATGGCGCTCAAAGCAACGATTTATAAAGCCACGCTCAATATTGCCGACATGGACAGGCACTATTATGCGGATCATCAGCTCACAATAGCCCAGCACCCGTCAGAAAATGACGAGCGCATGATGATTCGCCTGCTGGCCTATGCACTGAACGCCTGTGAGGGACTCGAATTCACCAAAGGCCTGAGCAAAGACGACGAGCCGGAGCTCTGGCAAAAAAGCCTGAGTGGCGAGATTGAACAATGGATTGAACTGGGCCTGCCCGACGAAAGCCGCCTACGCAAAGCCTGCAACCGCGCACGCCAAGTTATCCTATACGCTTACGGTGCTCGCGCCGTGCCTATATGGCTGGAGAAGCACAAAAACAAGCTGAGCCGCTTCCGCAACCTCACAATTATTGAACTGCCCACTGAATCCACGGAGGCACTCGCTGGCCTGGTAGAACGCAACATGAACTACCAGATAACCATCCAGGATGGCGAGGTATCCTTCAGCAATGAAGGTGCACTGGTGAGCATAACGCCCACGCACCTTTTCCCCTAACGACAGGCAAGCCCCACCAACGAGCCGGGGCTGGACAGCGTACGCTCGCGCACGTAAGATTGCGCACTCGAAATTGATGCATAGCCGTTGATCTCGAATGCGCCCATAGCTCAGCTGGATAGAGTACTGCCCTCCGAAGGCAGGGGTCGCAGGTTCGAATCCTGCTGGGCGCACCATATTCTAAAAGGCCTTACGTGAAAGCGTAGGGCCTTTTTTATTGGCTGTGCCCAAACGGTGCCCGTGATGTGCCCAAGACCTTTAAACTGCATTATCTTTGAGCGCGCTAATGCGAAGCTCGTCACCAATCATTGATACTGCTTTCGCGGTTCTGAATCGATTCGATAATCTCATCAAAACTCGGGAGCGTTGAATACATCATGCCCGCACCCACCATTTCCTCATAGTCTCCTCGCAGACCTTTCAAGCTGTCTGTCTCTGGCAACAGCTTCAATCGGCCAGCCAGACAAGCGTCATAGTCCGCGGAGCTACTTCTTCAGTCTGCATGGTTTCCAGAAACTGCCATAAGAAGCGGGTATCAACCGCATAGCGCGCATTGAAGTCGTTCGCTTGTCCCAGCCGGTAAGGAACTTCTCGATGCTCGCTTCCAGTGCCTGTTCGTTGGTTTGGCTGGCCATGGACTCATTCTTACTAATCAATTGGCTAACCGGCCACCAGTCAAATGAAGCGCAAGAGGCAACTGACTGATTTAAAAAGATTTAACCCAAGACCTCGTTTTAAAAACTCTTACCCAGTCAAATGACCATCAAATGAGAAATGGCTTACGCCCAAAATGGCACGTACCGATATGCCTTCCTGTTCGAGTTCGGGTCATACAACCGAATCAATCCGGCCTTTATAGTCTGTTTGAGTATCCGGCTGGCCATGGCACTGTTCGCCTCATCGATGCGCAGCCGCTCACGCAGAGATGTATTGTTCATAGGCTCTCGGTTAACGTACTTCAAACAGCAGTGCTGGTAACAAGCCCGAACGCGATCCTCCGGCTCCATATCCTTGTAATCTCGATGAGAGAACAGCACTACCCGTGTGTGCTCTTGTGTTTGCTCGAAAATCGGGGCGGGTAACTGATAGAGCTCAACCTGGGCAATCACCTTATCAATTCCACTGCCCCGTTCTTCACATACGCCAATACGGCGCATAAACGACGCAAGTGCTTCATTTCGACTGCGTGGAGGGCTATCAAGAAAGCGCTGCGTATCAACCAAGGGAACGCCGGGATTGGTTATCTCCAGCCGATTACCAAAAAGCTCTATCATCGGGCCTGTGCCGCTCAGATTGAAATCCTGATGAATAACAGCATTGGCCACCAATTCTCGCAAAGCCAGTTCAGGATACATAGGCACCTCTTCCCGAAAGGCCTTGCCAATCTCTTCATTGGACGGCAAAAGGGTTTTGAGGTAGTCAATTAACCCCTCAAAACCCACGGCGTAACCCTTGTTACCCGTAATTTCCCGAATGGTCTCAAGCTTGTTATTACCCCTGTACTGAATCAACCGTACAGCCTTGCGCCCCAGAGCCTGAAAATCCTGCAGGCGCTTTGCAAAAAGGATTGCGCCCAAGTTAGTGACGCTCCAATGACCGCTGTCATTTCGCTCAATCATCTGGTCTGCAGTAAGGGCTGCCAAGATGGCCTCACGTCCTTCGGGCAAAGGTTGGTCGGTCAGGTCAAAATAGGCGGGATAATCCAATAGTTTTAACACCTCGCCCGCGTCAAGATTCTGAGCTGCAAACTGCTGCTCGAACGGCACTCGGTCAAACACCCGCCAAAGTTCCCGCTCTTTCTCTGGGAACTCCCGCAGCTTTTTCTTGTAGGAGCCCACCCGAATAAACTCGATACCATCGAACTGCACTGGTGTATGCGCCGCAGCTTGGATTTCCAGAATCACCACCGGCTGCTCATTGGCGGCGGCGGCAAACTCGAAAAAGCGGAAATGGATCTTCGGTACGGTTTTCTGTAACAGCCAGCTTTCCAATTCCTGTTGCTTATGGCGAGCCGCTGAAGGCTTGAAGCATGTACCCTTAACCGTGTGGGTATCGTTTTCCACACCCCAAACGACATAACCGTATTGCTTGCCCAGCAAAGCTGCGGAATTGGCCAGCGCAGAGATGTACTCGCCGATCATCGGTGCATCGTCGTTATCTTGTTTGAACTCCACCCACTCGGTTTCCTGAGGCAGTGAGCATAGTTCTTTCAGTAGTGACTGCAGGTACGCCAGATTGCGGTCCACGGTCATAGTGCTGGCACCTCCTGTATACTTGGCTTGGCCATTTCGGCGGTTTTCAACCCAGTTGTCCAAATGACTGCGTTTAAGCAGCTAGTTTATTGTGCTCAATTTCTTGCAGTTTGCCAGGATTGAGCAATACTGATCCGGTGACTTCCCAGTTCCGGATGTTGCCAGACCAGCGCCGAGGATTCTGGCGCTTTGCTCTTTCATAAACCAGCGTCCGGTGCGCTAATCGCTCATGATCCATGCCACGATCTTACGGCTGTAAATGTTCATGATCAGGTACAGGTACCAATGTTGACCACGCACTGCTGAAGGGCAGTAGCTAAGGTGAGTAGACCAAGGGAGTTTCACCCTCAGCCTCTCGCAGAAAGGTGCGTGACCCTCTCGGCTCACACCGCTCCCATCAAGCAAACGCACAATCAGCATGGCGCACCAACTCGCGGCCCTGAACGGCCGCTTTAGCGGTGGCACCACCTATTCAACGGTGTGTTGGTCGGCCATGGGCGCGCCCTGCCTCGTATTGCCTGAACGCCTCACTCATCCAGGCCGGCATTCTTGAGGATCGAAGTGTTTCGAACTCTTCCGCACTCAGGCCTTCTTCAATGCGCCGCATCACTTCGGTATTGATGTTGTTTTCCCCCAGATACCAAAGCGCAGAGAGTGCCAGACCAGGCTTCTCGCCTGCATGCTGAAGCTTCCTTCCACTGCTGGTGTGCACGAGCTTCACCTTGAGGTTTCCGATACGAATCTCACGGGTAGGCCCACTCGTATAGTAAACCGGTGTCGTTGGCATTTGGGTACTGAGTTTAAAACGACGAGCCGCTTCAGCACCATGCACCTGGATGGTTTCACCATGGTCTTTCGCAATCACCGCGACCACGCGAGAAACATCCGGCATGACATTGCCGACAAACCGACTTTGCTTGGGTCTGACGAAAACGCCACGTGCAATCCGCTGAATAGCACCCTCTTCTACGAGCCTGGACAGTGTTTTATCGACAGCAGCACGCGACCCCAACCGCAGGAAACGGCTGTTGGTAAAGGGTTCACCTAATGGAACTTTTTCAATCTGCTGTTGAACAGACTCTTTAACGGACATAGCACGTGCCTCCAACTAATGTCAGAAAAACTATCACTATTTCTGACATTTTTCAAGGTGCGATCAACCTCTATCAGGAACTTGCAGGTGGTTGACAAAGCCCACTCGATGATTTATTAACCAGCTCTGCTTCGGCTACTGGACTGGGGATTAAGCAAATCAGAACAGCGGCCTTACTTTTTCCGAAGCTGCCGACTCGGCATTGAAGGGGTTGTTCTTGGCACGCTTTACTACCTGTGACCTGCTCCCCTCTGACTGAACGGTTTTCAGGTCAATAGTAGTCATCTCATCCAGACTTGTACTATTTAGTCAGACAACCGGCAACACTGTCAGATTAAGAGACACAACCAATGGCACCGATACAGTGTTTTCAGTCATTTTTACGTCCTTCGCGGACTGCCAGATAACTAGCCCGCAGCTCAAGAAAAACGGAATTTTGGAAGAAGTCTTTGAGTAGGAAAATAGTGATTAGCTAACGTCGTATCGAGACCATTCAGTAATGCAGGATCGCATCTGACATAAACGCAGCTCTATATCAGAAATTCATGATATTTTGACATAAAACTATACCTATGCTGCAAACTGACATAGAGTTTTTCTTATATCGTAAATAAGGGCGTTTCTGACATATGAATCTTACAGATTATAAAGCTGGCAGCTTCGAACAGCGCTATGAGTACAAAGCCTTCCTGCCCGAGCCTATCTGCCATGAGTGGATCATCGCTGATCCTGAACTAATGGATTTACTCGGGCGTGCGGATCGCGCCATGGGTGAACTGAACGCCTTCGCTCAATTGATCCCTGACATCGATTTTTTCATTCGTATGTACGTTGCAAAAGAGGCTTCTCAGTCCAGCCGTATAGAGGGCACACAGACCAATATTGAGGATATCTTCAAAGGCGTCGACGACCTGAAGCCAGAAGAGAAAGACGATTGGTCTGAGGTGCAAAACTACATAAACGCGATCAACTTTGCCATCGATTCTCTGGATACGCTGCCGTTATCAACGCGCCTGCTGCGGCAAACCCATGCCAAGCTGTTGCAAGGCGTTCGCGGTGAACATAAGCAACCGGGTGAATTTCGCAGCAGCCAGAACTGGATCGGCGTCAGCCTGAAGCACGCGGTCTTTGTTCCACCACACCACGAGCATGTACCCGAGTTGATGGGTGATCTGGAAAAATTTCTTCATGCTGAGCAATTTTTCGTCCATCCACTAGTCCGCATCGCCATTGCCCATTACCAGTTCGAGACTATTCATCCGTTCCTGGATGGCAACGGCCGCCTTGGACGTCTGATGATTTCACTTTATCTTGCGTCCGAAGGACTGCTGCACAAGCCAGCGTTATACCTTT from Marinobacter sp. LV10R510-11A harbors:
- a CDS encoding DUF6088 family protein, with translation MSVKESVQQQIEKVPLGEPFTNSRFLRLGSRAAVDKTLSRLVEEGAIQRIARGVFVRPKQSRFVGNVMPDVSRVVAVIAKDHGETIQVHGAEAARRFKLSTQMPTTPVYYTSGPTREIRIGNLKVKLVHTSSGRKLQHAGEKPGLALSALWYLGENNINTEVMRRIEEGLSAEEFETLRSSRMPAWMSEAFRQYEAGRAHGRPTHR
- a CDS encoding Fic family protein, which encodes MNLTDYKAGSFEQRYEYKAFLPEPICHEWIIADPELMDLLGRADRAMGELNAFAQLIPDIDFFIRMYVAKEASQSSRIEGTQTNIEDIFKGVDDLKPEEKDDWSEVQNYINAINFAIDSLDTLPLSTRLLRQTHAKLLQGVRGEHKQPGEFRSSQNWIGVSLKHAVFVPPHHEHVPELMGDLEKFLHAEQFFVHPLVRIAIAHYQFETIHPFLDGNGRLGRLMISLYLASEGLLHKPALYLSDYFERNKTAYVDHLMAVRQGNHLREWLIFFLFGVVETARASASVFRAIIDLRQRIERDVLPRFSKRRQDNAHKLMRHLYAQPVIDVKWATDTLGASTNTASALITDLVSFGVLVEITGQHRNRLFTFSDYLNLFRA